CTTGATGAAGATGGCGCAGCAGTGTTAAGTAAAGTTGAACCGTTATCGCAAGATATCGCACACCTTCTTACTCCTGAAATTAAGCTAACGATTCATGCAGTAATGACAAAAGAAGACTAATTTAACGTCCCTTTCTTTAAATACAAAAAAGCCAGTATGATATTAGTCATACTGGCTTTTCTTTTAAAACAACACTTTAAATTAATATCAATCACAGTAAGTAAGTGAGCAGAAATAGCGAAGAAAAAATGCTTGAGAACAAGGCAGAATTTTTCGATAAGTAGTTATTCTACAATCAAAAGTTCTAACGTAATTATCGAACATTTTAACAAGCTAGAGCGATCAGTTATTGACTACGATTGGTATAACACACTTGCACTGATAGCAATAAAAATCAGTCCACCGACATAGTTATTATTTAAAAACGCTTTAAAGCAAGCTTCCCTTTCACGTCCTTTTATTAACCATTGCTGATACACAAAAAATCCAGCAGCCGCTAATATTCCCCAATAATAAATACCAGAAAGCGCTAATTGAGAGCCTAATACGATCAATAATGCCAATACCGATAACTGCAATAAACCGATAATCGTTTTATCATAGCGTCCAAACAAAATGGCTGTTGATTTAATACCAATCTTTACATCATCATCTCTGTCCACCATTGCATACTGTGTATCGTAGGCGATCGTCCACAATGCATTAATCACAAACAGTAACCACGCTTCAGGTGGTACCTGATTTGATTCTGCTGCGTATGCCATTGGAATTGCCCAGCTAAATGCTAGTCCAAGTACAAACTGAGGGAGATACGTCACTCGTTTCATAAAAGGGTAAGCAATGGCAAGAACAATACCGATACCAGATAGCATAATCGTTAAGGTGTTCATGGTTAAAACAAGAAGAAAAGAACACACAACCAAAACAGCAAAAAGAGACAACGCTTCTTTTGAAGAGATAACTCCAGAAGGCAATGGACGATTAGCCGTTCGTTTTACA
The Aliivibrio fischeri ATCC 7744 = JCM 18803 = DSM 507 DNA segment above includes these coding regions:
- the ubiA gene encoding 4-hydroxybenzoate octaprenyltransferase; amino-acid sequence: MNMSKAEAFWQLTRMNRPIGSLLLLWPTLWALFLAADGLPDWHVLIVFVLGVIFMRSAGCVINDFADRKVDGHVKRTANRPLPSGVISSKEALSLFAVLVVCSFLLVLTMNTLTIMLSGIGIVLAIAYPFMKRVTYLPQFVLGLAFSWAIPMAYAAESNQVPPEAWLLFVINALWTIAYDTQYAMVDRDDDVKIGIKSTAILFGRYDKTIIGLLQLSVLALLIVLGSQLALSGIYYWGILAAAGFFVYQQWLIKGREREACFKAFLNNNYVGGLIFIAISASVLYQS